From a region of the Fervidobacterium sp. genome:
- a CDS encoding 3-keto-5-aminohexanoate cleavage protein: protein MDKLIITVAVTGAEVTKAQQPNLPITPEEIAEEVYKSWKAGASIAHIHARMPDGTPTQSKEVYAEIKRKIREKGCDIILQFSTGGAVWHKPEERIQCLDAEPEMATLSAGSCNFGEDVFMNTPSFMELLAIRMKEKGIKPEIEIFEPGMVENALRLVKKGLLELPLHFDFVLGVPGAMSGNIEDLVFLVNKLPKGCTWSVAGIGKYELPLAVHAILMGGHVRVGFEDNIYYKKGELATSNAQLVERIVRIAKEVGREIATPDEAREMLGIRREKE, encoded by the coding sequence ATGGATAAATTAATTATTACCGTTGCTGTTACTGGTGCTGAAGTTACAAAAGCTCAACAACCCAACCTTCCCATAACTCCTGAAGAAATTGCTGAAGAAGTTTACAAATCTTGGAAAGCAGGTGCTTCTATTGCACATATACATGCCAGAATGCCAGACGGCACACCTACGCAATCCAAAGAGGTATATGCGGAAATTAAAAGGAAAATACGCGAAAAAGGTTGCGACATAATATTGCAATTTTCAACCGGTGGAGCTGTTTGGCATAAACCAGAAGAGAGAATTCAATGTCTTGATGCGGAACCGGAGATGGCAACACTATCGGCTGGTTCCTGCAACTTTGGCGAAGATGTTTTTATGAATACCCCATCTTTTATGGAACTTCTTGCGATACGTATGAAAGAGAAAGGAATAAAACCTGAGATTGAGATTTTCGAACCTGGAATGGTAGAAAATGCTCTTAGACTCGTCAAAAAAGGCTTACTTGAGCTACCACTTCATTTCGACTTTGTATTGGGCGTTCCCGGAGCTATGTCTGGCAACATAGAAGATTTGGTCTTCTTAGTTAATAAACTACCAAAAGGATGTACATGGTCTGTTGCAGGCATTGGAAAATATGAATTACCACTTGCCGTACACGCTATACTGATGGGTGGACACGTTAGAGTTGGATTTGAGGACAATATCTATTACAAAAAAGGCGAACTTGCAACGTCTAATGCACAACTTGTTGAAAGAATAGTAAGAATTGCTAAAGAAGTTGGTAGAGAGATAGCAACACCTGACGAAGCACGAGAAATGCTTGGAATTAGGAGGGAAAAAGAATGA
- a CDS encoding MaoC family dehydratase: MVPNIDDIFVGQIYEVKKTVTDEMVKLFAEATGDKNPVHLDEEFAKNTIFKGRIAHGVLSLGIISAVLGMEFPGAGTIYLMQNAKFKKPVYVGEEVTVKLIVKEIDKEKRRVLLDTFVIKENGDNAIEGEALVKI, translated from the coding sequence ATGGTACCAAATATAGATGACATCTTCGTTGGACAAATTTACGAAGTCAAGAAAACCGTGACAGACGAAATGGTGAAATTGTTTGCCGAGGCAACAGGTGATAAGAACCCCGTCCATTTGGATGAAGAATTTGCAAAAAATACTATATTCAAAGGTAGAATTGCTCATGGTGTCTTATCGCTTGGAATAATATCCGCTGTACTTGGTATGGAGTTTCCAGGTGCAGGTACAATATATCTCATGCAAAACGCAAAATTTAAAAAACCAGTTTATGTTGGTGAAGAAGTTACAGTCAAATTGATTGTCAAAGAAATAGATAAGGAAAAAAGGAGAGTTCTACTTGACACATTCGTAATTAAAGAAAATGGAGATAACGCAATCGAAGGGGAAGCTCTTGTGAAAATTTAA
- a CDS encoding cobalamin-dependent protein (Presence of a B(12) (cobalamin)-binding domain implies dependence on cobalamin itself, in one of its several forms, or in some unusual lineages, dependence on a cobalamin-like analog.) translates to MSGGLYSLDKKDFDKTLNLQAIKPYGDTMNDGKVQVSFTLPVPDGDEAVEAAKLLMKKMGLDNPMIVYHHQLTPGFTFFIGYGDCVYTIDYTAIKVPKVEVHRMTMEEIDEFIEKNIGRKLVVVGATTGTDAHTVGLDAILNMKGFAGHYGLERYKMFEVYNMGSQVPNEEFVAKAIEVKADALLVSQTVTQKNVHIKNLTNLIEILEAEGIRKDVIVIVGGPRITHELAKELGFDAGFGPGTFAEDVGAFIAQEWVRRHKQV, encoded by the coding sequence ATGTCCGGAGGATTGTATTCACTTGACAAAAAAGATTTTGACAAAACGCTGAATCTTCAAGCCATAAAACCCTACGGCGACACAATGAACGACGGCAAGGTTCAAGTTAGCTTCACATTACCAGTTCCAGATGGTGATGAAGCAGTCGAAGCCGCCAAACTGCTCATGAAAAAAATGGGGCTTGACAATCCGATGATAGTATATCACCACCAACTTACGCCGGGTTTTACATTCTTCATTGGTTATGGGGATTGTGTCTATACGATAGATTACACAGCAATTAAAGTACCTAAGGTCGAAGTACACAGAATGACAATGGAAGAAATTGACGAGTTCATAGAAAAGAACATTGGAAGAAAGCTTGTTGTGGTTGGCGCAACAACAGGAACGGATGCACATACCGTAGGACTGGATGCTATACTAAACATGAAAGGTTTTGCCGGACATTACGGACTTGAAAGATACAAGATGTTTGAAGTCTACAACATGGGAAGCCAGGTACCAAATGAAGAATTCGTTGCCAAAGCAATAGAAGTCAAAGCCGACGCTTTACTTGTCTCACAAACAGTTACACAAAAAAATGTGCATATAAAAAACCTAACAAATTTGATTGAAATACTCGAAGCTGAGGGAATAAGAAAAGATGTGATAGTCATTGTCGGAGGTCCAAGGATAACTCATGAACTTGCTAAGGAACTTGGATTCGACGCAGGGTTTGGTCCTGGTACATTCGCTGAAGACGTTGGTGCATTCATAGCTCAAGAATGGGTAAGGAGACATAAACAAGTATAA
- a CDS encoding 3-oxoacid CoA-transferase subunit B yields MSVDPKEKIARRVAQELKEGDLVNLGIGLPTLVANYIPKGVHVFFQSENGIIGMGPEPESGFENKDLTNAGAGFVTALPGAMTFDSAFSFALIRGGHLDVTVLGGLQVDEEGHLANWMIPGKMIPGMGGAMDLVTGAKRVIVAMTHTAKGEPKILRKCTLPLTSIRRVDLIVTELAVIKPTDDGLVLEEIAEETTLDEVLKLTEARLIVPDKLRKF; encoded by the coding sequence ATGTCAGTTGATCCAAAAGAAAAAATCGCAAGGAGAGTTGCTCAGGAATTAAAAGAAGGTGACTTAGTTAATCTTGGAATAGGTCTACCTACACTTGTTGCAAATTACATTCCAAAAGGTGTACATGTTTTTTTTCAAAGTGAAAATGGGATCATAGGGATGGGACCCGAACCTGAAAGTGGTTTTGAAAATAAAGACTTAACAAATGCTGGTGCTGGCTTTGTTACGGCACTTCCTGGTGCAATGACATTTGATAGCGCATTTTCTTTCGCGCTCATCAGAGGCGGTCATCTTGATGTTACTGTTCTTGGAGGATTACAAGTAGATGAGGAAGGGCATCTTGCCAACTGGATGATTCCCGGAAAGATGATTCCAGGTATGGGTGGAGCTATGGATTTGGTAACCGGTGCAAAACGTGTTATTGTCGCAATGACACATACGGCAAAAGGTGAACCGAAAATTTTGAGAAAATGTACATTGCCACTTACTTCAATAAGAAGAGTAGATTTGATAGTAACAGAATTAGCTGTAATAAAACCAACTGATGATGGTCTGGTTCTTGAAGAAATAGCAGAGGAAACAACTCTTGATGAAGTGCTCAAGCTTACAGAGGCACGATTGATAGTACCTGATAAATTAAGGAAATTTTAA
- the ablA gene encoding lysine 2,3-aminomutase, with product MARHFKDIPLWKNVTDEEWNDWKWQIRNRIMDVDTLKRVINLTPEEEEGVRNALKTLRMAITPYYASLMDPDNPKCPIRRQAVPTAKELVVSPWDMTDPLHEDEDSPVPGLTHRYPDRVLMLVTDMCSMYCRHCTRRRFAGQHDRARTKQEIDAMIEYVKETPQVRDVLISGGDGLLVGIEMLEYILRELRKIKHVEIIRIGTRTPVVLPQMITPELTNMLKKYHPIWINTHFNHPKEITPESTRACEMLADAGIPLGNQSVLLRGINDSPYIMTELVHQLVKIRVRPYYIYQCDLSQGLTHFRTSVKKGLEIMEALIGHTSGFCVPWFVVDAPAGGGKIRVMPNYVISMSDHTVILRNYEGVIVAYHEPEDTESDVDDSEYRDKYKFSGVASLFTDKKISIEPAHLERHERIKNWKEKIKGGN from the coding sequence GTGGCAAGGCATTTTAAAGACATACCACTTTGGAAAAATGTAACAGACGAAGAGTGGAATGACTGGAAATGGCAAATAAGAAATAGAATAATGGATGTTGATACACTAAAACGAGTTATCAATCTAACACCTGAGGAAGAGGAAGGTGTTAGAAATGCTCTCAAAACTTTGAGAATGGCCATTACTCCGTACTATGCCAGTCTGATGGACCCAGACAATCCAAAGTGCCCTATTAGAAGACAAGCAGTTCCAACAGCAAAAGAGCTTGTTGTATCACCATGGGATATGACTGACCCATTGCATGAAGACGAAGATTCACCTGTTCCGGGTTTGACTCATCGATACCCGGACAGAGTGTTGATGCTCGTTACTGATATGTGTTCCATGTATTGTAGGCACTGTACACGAAGAAGATTTGCTGGTCAGCATGACAGGGCAAGAACCAAACAAGAGATAGATGCAATGATAGAGTATGTAAAAGAAACCCCACAAGTCAGAGACGTACTTATCTCAGGTGGAGATGGCTTACTTGTAGGTATTGAAATGCTTGAATACATACTTAGGGAGCTCAGGAAGATAAAGCATGTTGAGATAATAAGGATTGGCACACGCACACCTGTTGTTTTACCACAAATGATAACTCCCGAACTAACAAACATGTTAAAAAAATACCATCCAATTTGGATAAATACACATTTTAATCATCCGAAAGAAATAACCCCAGAATCAACAAGAGCATGTGAGATGCTTGCTGATGCCGGAATACCACTTGGTAATCAATCGGTCTTATTACGTGGGATAAACGATAGTCCTTACATAATGACTGAACTTGTCCATCAGCTTGTTAAGATCAGAGTCAGACCTTATTATATCTATCAATGCGACTTATCTCAAGGGCTTACACACTTTAGAACATCTGTCAAAAAAGGACTTGAGATAATGGAAGCACTTATTGGACACACTTCAGGATTTTGCGTACCATGGTTTGTTGTAGATGCACCTGCTGGTGGTGGAAAGATAAGAGTTATGCCAAACTATGTTATATCCATGTCTGACCACACAGTTATATTAAGAAATTACGAAGGAGTTATCGTAGCATACCATGAACCTGAAGACACCGAAAGCGATGTTGATGATAGTGAATACAGAGACAAATACAAATTCTCTGGTGTTGCCTCACTGTTCACCGATAAGAAGATAAGCATAGAACCTGCACATTTAGAAAGACATGAGAGAATCAAAAACTGGAAAGAAAAAATCAAAGGAGGAAATTAA
- the atoD gene encoding acetate CoA-transferase subunit alpha, with amino-acid sequence MKVVSCDQVVELVRPGMVVMIGGFLGVGTPENIIDKLVEKRIGNLTVIANDTAFEDKGVGKLVKNKLCKKVIVSHIGTNPETQRQMISGELEVELVPQGTLAERVRAGGAGLGGILTPTGVGTIVENGKQVIEINGKRYLLELPLKADIALIKAKRCDYFGNLVYNLTATNFNPLMAMAADTVIVEVEEIVPVGVLSPDEIKTPGVLVDYVVVSGVK; translated from the coding sequence TTGAAAGTTGTCAGTTGCGACCAAGTTGTTGAGTTAGTAAGACCTGGCATGGTTGTTATGATAGGTGGTTTCCTAGGTGTTGGAACACCTGAAAATATCATTGATAAACTCGTTGAAAAGAGAATAGGAAACCTGACAGTCATAGCTAACGATACTGCGTTTGAAGACAAGGGTGTGGGAAAGCTTGTGAAAAACAAGCTTTGTAAAAAGGTTATAGTATCTCATATTGGTACAAATCCAGAAACTCAAAGGCAAATGATATCAGGTGAGCTAGAGGTTGAATTGGTTCCACAAGGTACGCTGGCTGAAAGAGTACGTGCCGGTGGTGCTGGGCTTGGTGGTATTTTGACTCCAACAGGAGTTGGAACAATAGTAGAAAATGGAAAACAAGTTATTGAGATTAATGGAAAAAGATATTTGCTCGAGCTGCCTCTGAAAGCAGATATTGCACTGATAAAAGCAAAGAGATGTGATTATTTTGGAAATCTTGTTTACAACTTGACCGCCACTAACTTTAATCCACTGATGGCTATGGCAGCGGATACAGTTATAGTAGAAGTCGAAGAAATAGTACCTGTTGGTGTGCTTTCACCAGACGAGATAAAAACCCCAGGTGTACTTGTAGACTATGTCGTTGTTTCGGGGGTGAAGTGA
- a CDS encoding glycosyltransferase yields MTVVNINKMYPPEIGGVEVVTEAIAKIVAEHGFKSKVLTFNSERHLKIEHLNNIEVWRIPVNIKIDPVRISLFYAKYFKNIINDADKLIFHFPSFQPELNFLLHQRYINKTKICFFHAEVSGRGLVGHFYNHFLTDKFLNKMEKIIVTSPMMIESNDVLKKYKHKIEIIPLFVDTEHFFYRPQNKRSVIIESLNFKHRNPKIVLYVGRFGRYKGLEYLVKAFAKLPNNYVLVMIGKGPKKPFVKKLCEKLMIQDRVLFLENIPYSDLPEFYSAADVFVLPSTDRGEAFGIVVLEAMACGIPVITTELGTGTTYHNLNKVTGLHVKPRDVEGISNAIKLITTENWKQTKKDEIVSRSKEFDLKIFKKRIIELLEST; encoded by the coding sequence GTGACAGTGGTAAACATCAACAAAATGTACCCACCTGAAATTGGCGGCGTTGAAGTGGTAACCGAAGCAATTGCAAAAATTGTAGCAGAACATGGATTCAAATCTAAGGTTTTGACTTTCAACTCCGAAAGACATTTAAAAATAGAACATCTCAACAACATAGAAGTGTGGAGAATCCCTGTGAACATAAAAATTGATCCTGTTAGAATATCTCTTTTTTATGCAAAGTATTTCAAGAATATTATAAACGACGCTGACAAATTGATTTTCCATTTCCCTTCTTTTCAACCGGAACTGAACTTCTTGTTACACCAGAGGTATATAAACAAAACCAAAATTTGCTTTTTTCACGCAGAAGTGTCAGGCAGGGGATTGGTTGGTCACTTTTACAATCACTTTTTAACAGACAAGTTTTTGAATAAAATGGAAAAAATTATTGTAACATCACCAATGATGATAGAAAGCAACGATGTTCTAAAGAAATACAAACATAAGATTGAAATAATACCACTTTTTGTAGATACCGAACACTTCTTTTATAGACCCCAAAACAAAAGATCTGTGATCATAGAATCACTTAACTTTAAGCACAGAAACCCAAAGATAGTTTTGTACGTAGGTAGATTTGGAAGATATAAAGGTTTGGAATATTTGGTAAAAGCCTTCGCAAAACTTCCAAATAATTATGTCCTTGTTATGATTGGCAAAGGACCAAAGAAACCTTTTGTCAAAAAGCTTTGTGAAAAATTGATGATACAAGATAGAGTTCTTTTCTTGGAGAATATTCCATATTCTGATCTACCGGAATTTTATAGCGCTGCCGATGTTTTTGTTTTACCCTCTACGGATAGAGGCGAAGCATTTGGTATTGTGGTATTAGAGGCTATGGCGTGCGGCATTCCAGTTATAACAACAGAGCTTGGAACCGGTACAACATATCATAATCTTAACAAAGTAACGGGGTTACACGTGAAACCAAGAGATGTAGAAGGAATCTCAAATGCGATAAAATTAATCACTACAGAAAATTGGAAGCAAACAAAGAAAGACGAAATAGTAAGTCGCTCGAAAGAGTTTGACTTAAAGATTTTCAAAAAGCGCATAATTGAACTCTTGGAAAGCACCTAA
- a CDS encoding L-erythro-3,5-diaminohexanoate dehydrogenase → MKNVKGCPFGTHRVIEPKGTLPQAAQKIDNNMDIYTNEMLIDVKTLNVDSASFTQIKEACHGNIECIKDTILKIVSERGKLQNPVTGSGGMLIGVVEEIGPDFPTDVKVGDKIATLVSLSLTPLRIDKIINVNIETDQVDIEGKAILFESGIYAKLPDDIPEKLALAVLDVAGAPAQTKKLVKPGMTVCIIGGGGKSGILCAYEAMKILRNSGKLIVVEYSSENAKRIQDLKLAHHVIVADATKPVEMYHKVMEVTGGEYCDVVINNVNVPTTEMSSILITKDEGIVYFFSMATSFTRAALGAEGVGKDITMIIGNGYTKGHAEVALNILRESKQIRDLFETIYT, encoded by the coding sequence ATGAAAAATGTAAAAGGATGTCCTTTTGGTACTCATAGAGTGATCGAACCAAAAGGTACTTTACCACAGGCGGCGCAAAAAATAGACAATAATATGGATATATACACAAATGAAATGCTGATAGATGTTAAAACACTCAACGTAGATTCAGCGAGTTTTACACAAATAAAAGAAGCATGTCATGGTAACATTGAATGCATAAAAGATACTATTCTAAAGATAGTAAGCGAACGAGGGAAGTTGCAAAATCCAGTTACCGGCTCCGGAGGAATGCTAATAGGTGTGGTAGAAGAAATTGGTCCTGATTTTCCAACTGATGTAAAGGTGGGGGATAAAATAGCAACACTTGTTAGTCTTTCTCTCACCCCTCTCAGAATTGACAAGATAATAAATGTAAACATCGAAACTGATCAAGTAGACATAGAAGGTAAGGCAATACTTTTTGAAAGTGGTATATACGCCAAACTCCCAGATGATATACCCGAAAAACTTGCACTTGCAGTTTTAGACGTAGCTGGTGCACCAGCTCAAACGAAAAAACTTGTAAAACCTGGTATGACGGTGTGTATCATAGGTGGTGGAGGAAAATCAGGAATATTATGTGCTTACGAAGCAATGAAAATCCTCAGGAATAGTGGAAAGCTTATCGTTGTAGAATATTCTTCAGAAAATGCAAAACGTATCCAAGACTTAAAATTAGCACATCATGTTATCGTTGCCGATGCAACAAAACCAGTAGAAATGTATCATAAGGTAATGGAAGTAACTGGTGGAGAGTACTGCGACGTTGTTATAAACAATGTCAATGTCCCAACCACAGAAATGTCTTCGATTTTGATAACAAAAGACGAGGGTATCGTGTATTTCTTTAGTATGGCAACTTCATTCACAAGGGCTGCTCTTGGCGCAGAGGGAGTTGGTAAGGACATCACAATGATAATTGGTAACGGATATACTAAAGGACATGCCGAAGTGGCACTAAATATCCTCAGGGAATCTAAGCAAATAAGGGATTTATTTGAAACAATCTATACATAA
- a CDS encoding lysine 5,6-aminomutase subunit alpha: MSEVFESKLGIDPKKVERARQLAKDIAVDVVKFVKKYSTVSVERTICRFFGIDGVTSDDIPLPNVVVDHLKEKGALQNGVTLYIGNAMLETGMEPQEIAQEVANGKLDLTKLPMHSMSEIKDVIDELSQKAVKKVDEKKSERKMLLEKLGDPLQPYIYVIVATGNIYEDVVQAQAAVRQGADIIAVIRSTAQSLLDYVPYGATTEGFGGTFATQENFRIMRKALDEVANEVGRYIRQTNYSSGLCMPEIAALGALERLDVMLNDALYGILFRDINMIRTMVDQYFSRIILGYAGIIINTGEDNYLTTADAYEQGYTVISSQLINEQLALLAGIPEEQMGLGHAFEMDPSLENGFLYELAQAQLSRELFPKAPLKYMPPTRFMTGNIFRGLVQDAMFNVVGIWTKQGIQLLGMMTEAIHTPFLSDRYIAIDTAKYIFNNMKNIGDEIVFKPGGIIQRRAQEVLDQAIELLEKMREDGLFKSLEKGVFANTKRSMKGGKGLDGVFEKGKYYYNPFEEKMNPKAEI, translated from the coding sequence ATGTCTGAAGTATTCGAGAGCAAGCTAGGTATAGATCCAAAGAAGGTTGAAAGAGCTCGTCAACTTGCCAAAGATATAGCTGTCGATGTGGTTAAGTTTGTAAAAAAATACTCAACTGTAAGCGTTGAAAGAACGATTTGTAGATTCTTTGGAATAGATGGTGTGACAAGTGACGACATACCTTTACCAAACGTAGTTGTTGATCATTTAAAAGAAAAGGGAGCACTGCAGAACGGTGTGACTCTGTATATTGGAAATGCAATGTTAGAAACCGGTATGGAACCTCAAGAAATCGCCCAAGAAGTTGCGAATGGTAAGCTGGACCTGACAAAATTACCGATGCACAGCATGAGCGAAATAAAAGATGTTATTGATGAACTTTCTCAGAAAGCTGTTAAAAAAGTCGATGAAAAAAAATCAGAAAGGAAAATGTTACTCGAAAAACTTGGTGATCCACTCCAACCTTACATATACGTTATCGTCGCAACTGGTAATATATACGAAGATGTTGTGCAAGCACAAGCTGCTGTACGACAAGGTGCCGACATAATAGCAGTTATACGTTCAACAGCCCAAAGTTTACTTGATTACGTACCTTACGGTGCAACAACAGAAGGCTTTGGAGGAACTTTTGCAACACAGGAAAATTTTAGAATAATGAGAAAAGCACTTGACGAAGTGGCCAATGAAGTTGGCAGGTATATAAGACAAACAAATTACAGTTCGGGTTTGTGTATGCCGGAAATAGCAGCATTAGGTGCACTTGAAAGACTTGATGTTATGTTAAACGATGCACTCTATGGAATATTGTTTAGGGATATAAACATGATACGCACAATGGTTGATCAATATTTTTCAAGGATCATACTTGGTTACGCCGGGATAATAATAAATACGGGTGAAGATAATTATTTAACAACAGCCGATGCCTACGAACAAGGATATACGGTAATATCTTCACAACTTATCAATGAACAACTCGCACTTTTGGCTGGAATTCCGGAAGAGCAGATGGGACTTGGACATGCTTTTGAGATGGATCCATCTTTAGAAAATGGATTTTTGTACGAACTTGCACAGGCTCAACTTTCAAGAGAGCTATTCCCAAAAGCGCCACTTAAGTACATGCCACCCACGAGATTTATGACAGGTAACATTTTCAGAGGACTTGTACAGGATGCAATGTTCAATGTCGTGGGAATCTGGACAAAACAAGGAATACAACTACTTGGAATGATGACTGAAGCAATACACACACCGTTTTTATCCGATAGATACATAGCCATTGACACAGCAAAGTACATATTTAACAACATGAAAAATATCGGTGATGAAATTGTGTTTAAACCGGGTGGAATAATCCAAAGACGTGCACAGGAAGTACTCGATCAAGCAATAGAACTGTTGGAAAAAATGAGAGAAGATGGATTGTTTAAGTCACTTGAAAAAGGAGTTTTCGCAAACACAAAACGTTCGATGAAAGGTGGAAAGGGACTTGATGGAGTATTTGAAAAAGGCAAGTACTACTACAACCCGTTTGAGGAAAAGATGAATCCAAAAGCTGAGATATAA
- a CDS encoding DNA mismatch repair protein MutS → MFVFSTIPSKTEEFERIIGFDYVKTLLEPKTPFGRKYFKHLKPLSFEHIAQHLNDITLFVRLIKQSVITQEIIKEFENVVDISKSVERLKSGEVLDEVELFELKNYALVVENVREKISGEVPEDLLPPQLVNVIDILDPEKTRLPTFYVYDTYSEELKEIRKKKRELIKLKTYDESQLAELSEQEIRLEKQILKDISAKLYDYSNIITESIEKVKYLDVIITKAKLAINCELSKPEIVNFEKDFKDFNIHIENMFNPKLKEELKSKSKNYQPVSIDIRPGVTIIVGANMSGKSVILRTVALVQYMAQLGFFVPAQRCKTIFLDSIAIIAEDYQKPLSGLSSFGSEILMINEALSRAKLSRSLVLIDEPARTTNPYEANAIVNAIVDEFESTGSYTLIVTHLDDIRSKKRLRVKGLREDIGFSFSEQPEKLIENIQNYIDYTLIESNESTVPKEAIKIMELLGINQQIIKKARENLNNNKLGRYKDV, encoded by the coding sequence TTGTTTGTCTTTTCAACTATACCTTCAAAAACAGAGGAATTTGAAAGAATAATAGGATTTGACTACGTAAAAACACTCCTTGAACCAAAAACTCCGTTTGGTCGAAAATACTTTAAACATCTCAAACCACTTAGTTTTGAGCATATTGCTCAACACTTAAACGATATTACTTTGTTTGTGAGACTGATCAAGCAATCTGTAATTACTCAAGAAATTATTAAAGAATTTGAGAATGTGGTTGACATTTCAAAAAGTGTGGAACGACTTAAGAGTGGAGAAGTATTAGACGAAGTTGAACTATTTGAATTAAAAAATTATGCGCTTGTTGTTGAAAATGTACGCGAAAAAATCTCAGGAGAAGTTCCTGAAGATTTACTACCTCCGCAACTTGTAAATGTTATCGACATACTCGACCCAGAGAAAACAAGATTGCCAACGTTTTACGTCTATGACACTTACAGCGAAGAACTAAAGGAAATACGCAAAAAAAAGCGCGAACTAATTAAGTTAAAAACTTACGATGAATCACAACTTGCCGAATTGTCCGAACAAGAGATAAGGTTAGAAAAGCAGATACTGAAAGACATATCAGCAAAGCTTTACGATTACTCGAATATCATTACGGAATCAATAGAAAAAGTAAAATACCTTGATGTAATAATTACGAAGGCAAAATTGGCAATAAATTGTGAATTAAGCAAGCCAGAGATAGTGAACTTTGAGAAAGATTTTAAAGACTTCAACATACACATAGAGAACATGTTTAATCCAAAGCTCAAAGAAGAACTAAAAAGTAAATCGAAAAATTACCAACCAGTGAGCATAGACATACGTCCTGGTGTTACAATTATAGTAGGAGCAAATATGTCAGGAAAAAGCGTAATACTAAGAACAGTTGCACTTGTACAGTATATGGCACAACTTGGTTTTTTTGTACCCGCACAAAGATGTAAAACAATCTTTTTAGACTCGATTGCAATCATTGCAGAAGATTACCAAAAGCCCCTTAGTGGACTGTCTTCCTTCGGCTCTGAAATACTAATGATAAACGAAGCATTAAGTAGGGCAAAACTTTCTCGAAGCCTTGTACTTATAGACGAACCAGCCAGGACAACAAATCCATACGAAGCTAACGCGATTGTCAATGCAATCGTTGATGAATTTGAAAGTACCGGTTCTTATACTTTAATTGTCACACACTTAGATGATATTCGCTCTAAAAAAAGACTGAGAGTAAAAGGGTTAAGAGAAGACATAGGGTTTTCTTTTTCAGAGCAACCAGAGAAACTGATTGAAAATATTCAAAATTACATAGATTACACCTTAATTGAAAGTAATGAATCGACCGTACCAAAAGAAGCTATTAAAATTATGGAATTACTTGGAATAAACCAACAGATAATAAAGAAGGCAAGAGAAAATTTAAATAACAATAAATTGGGGAGGTACAAAGATGTCTGA
- a CDS encoding 3-aminobutyryl-CoA ammonia lyase → MNFPKAMIRVRMSQADAHYGGNLVDGARMLQLFGDVATELLIRYDGDEGLFRAYDNVEFLAPVYAGDYIEAYGEIVEVGRTSRKMKFEAYKVIRSRPDINDSAAEVIEKPILVCRASGTCVVPLEKQRYKIQPTNNKESD, encoded by the coding sequence ATGAATTTTCCAAAGGCAATGATAAGGGTTAGAATGAGTCAGGCTGATGCACATTACGGTGGAAATCTTGTTGATGGCGCAAGAATGTTACAACTTTTCGGGGACGTTGCTACCGAACTGTTGATTAGATACGATGGTGATGAAGGACTTTTTAGAGCTTACGATAATGTTGAATTCTTAGCACCAGTATACGCAGGTGATTACATAGAAGCTTACGGAGAAATTGTAGAAGTTGGACGTACGTCACGTAAAATGAAATTCGAGGCTTACAAAGTGATTAGATCAAGGCCAGATATAAACGACAGCGCTGCAGAAGTAATTGAAAAACCTATATTAGTTTGTAGAGCAAGTGGAACATGCGTTGTACCACTTGAGAAACAAAGGTACAAAATACAACCAACTAATAATAAGGAATCAGATTAG